In a genomic window of Anas acuta chromosome 9, bAnaAcu1.1, whole genome shotgun sequence:
- the SNORC gene encoding protein SNORC isoform X3, with protein MPCPAPPPEYPQGPVPTLWNEPPELPSGAGPFDATTARLSDATAFPPYTSELEPEDTTHLHRLDTGDGSLGPGAIGAIVIASLLGTSVLVALVVITLRKFSAS; from the exons ATGCCATGTCCAGCTCCTCCCCCAG AGTACCCGCAGGGCCCGGTCCCCACGCTGTGGAATGAGCCACCTGAGCTGCCCTCCGGAGCCGGCCCCTTCGATGCCACCACCGCCCGGCTCTCAGACGCCACCGCCTTCCCCCCGTACACCTCCGAGCTGGAGCCCGAGGACACCACCCACCTGCACCGCCTGGACACTGGGGATG gcTCGCTGGGGCCCGGAGCTATTGGTGCCATTGTCATCGCCTCCCTCCTGGGGACATCCGTGCTTGTGGCCTTGGTTGTCATCACGCTGAGAAAGTTCTCTGCCTCCTGA
- the SNORC gene encoding protein SNORC isoform X2 encodes MPYHRILRLVLLMLCGILLPAVLAEYPQGPVPTLWNEPPELPSGAGPFDATTARLSDATAFPPYTSELEPEDTTHLHRLDTGDGSLGPGAIGAIVIASLLGTSVLVALVVITLRKFSAS; translated from the exons ATGCCCTACCACAGAATCCTTCGCCTGGTCCTGCTAATGCTGTGTGGcatcctgctccctgctgtgctggcag AGTACCCGCAGGGCCCGGTCCCCACGCTGTGGAATGAGCCACCTGAGCTGCCCTCCGGAGCCGGCCCCTTCGATGCCACCACCGCCCGGCTCTCAGACGCCACCGCCTTCCCCCCGTACACCTCCGAGCTGGAGCCCGAGGACACCACCCACCTGCACCGCCTGGACACTGGGGATG gcTCGCTGGGGCCCGGAGCTATTGGTGCCATTGTCATCGCCTCCCTCCTGGGGACATCCGTGCTTGTGGCCTTGGTTGTCATCACGCTGAGAAAGTTCTCTGCCTCCTGA
- the SNORC gene encoding protein SNORC isoform X1, whose product MPYHRILRLVLLMLCGILLPAVLAAEYPQGPVPTLWNEPPELPSGAGPFDATTARLSDATAFPPYTSELEPEDTTHLHRLDTGDGSLGPGAIGAIVIASLLGTSVLVALVVITLRKFSAS is encoded by the exons ATGCCCTACCACAGAATCCTTCGCCTGGTCCTGCTAATGCTGTGTGGcatcctgctccctgctgtgctggcag CAGAGTACCCGCAGGGCCCGGTCCCCACGCTGTGGAATGAGCCACCTGAGCTGCCCTCCGGAGCCGGCCCCTTCGATGCCACCACCGCCCGGCTCTCAGACGCCACCGCCTTCCCCCCGTACACCTCCGAGCTGGAGCCCGAGGACACCACCCACCTGCACCGCCTGGACACTGGGGATG gcTCGCTGGGGCCCGGAGCTATTGGTGCCATTGTCATCGCCTCCCTCCTGGGGACATCCGTGCTTGTGGCCTTGGTTGTCATCACGCTGAGAAAGTTCTCTGCCTCCTGA